AGCGCGATGCGACTATTTTTAATAGTAAGTATCAGCTAGGAAATATTCTGGGACTTTTGTCTGATGATGTCAGCCATATTCAAAACTTTTACCTAAGAACGATCTTTCCAATGTTTGTAGCTTGGGGCTTGTATGCAATTATCGTAATTGGCTTAGGCATCATTTCCCCACTGATGGGCATTTGGATGTTGATCCTGTTTTTCCTAATTATTTTCGCTATTCCTATTTGGTCAGTTTTAATCAATGGTGCGCGGCAAAGCTATGAAAAAACGGTTCAAGACAAGCTCTACGTTGACTTGACTGATAATGTGATGGGAGTAGATGACTGGATTTTGTCTGGCCGCAGCAAAGAATACTTGGCCTTGCACGTCAATGATCAAGATAAATTTTTGCAAATCAACGCGAAGATGAAAAAATTTGATCGCTGGCGCGACTTTGTTTTACAAATCTTCTGGGTGTTGGTAATTGTGAGCCTAGTAATTTGGGGTGCTGCCAGATTTGGCGGGCGTTCAACTTATTATACTAATTGGATTGCGGCATTTGCTTTGGCATTATTCCCGACTGTTGAGGCTTTTGCCAGTTTGCCGACTGCTGCTCAAGAGACGAATATCTACAAAGATTCGCTTAAGCGTTTGAATAATTTGCCAGCTCCTGATCGGACTAAGCATAAACCAATCAAATTAACCGCACCGTTTAATTTAGTATTAACTGATGTGCATTATGCCTACCCTCAAACTAATAAAGAGGTTTTGCATGGGATCAACTTAAATATACATGATGGTGAAAAGATTGCTATTTTGGGTCGTAGTGGTGCGGGTAAAAGTACTTTAGCTGCCTTGCTCAGAGGTGATCGAGTACCTACTAAAGGCCGAGTAACTTTAAATGGAATTGATACTAGCAAGTTTGGTGATCAAATGTCCAACTATTTTAGTATCATCAATCAAACGCCGTACTTGTTCAATACCACGATTGCTAATAACTTGCGGTTAGGTAATGAAGATGCCACAGATGAACAATTATGGGATGTTTTACGCCGAGTCGGTTTGGCCGAAATGGTTCAGAAATTAACGGATGGTCTTGATACGAAGGTAGATGAGGCAGGATTACGCTTTTCAGGTGGTGAACGCCATCGTTTAGCCTTAGCGCGAATCTTACTGAAGAATACGCCAATTGTCTTACTTGATGAGCCAACAGTTGGCTTGGATCCAATTACGGAGCAAGCTGTAATTAATATGTTTATTAAGGAATTATCCGGTAAAACTTTAATTTGGATTACACACCACTTGCAAGGAATTGATCAGATGGATCAAGTAATTTTTATTGAAGATGGACAAATTAATATGCAGGGTACACCGGAAAAATTATGGCAGACAGAGCCGCGTTATCGTGAATTGAAAAAGGCTGATTTAGGATTATAGAGGTTCATTATGCTAACGAATAAAGTGCCAGAACAAGATGTGCATGACCTGTTTACTAGGGTCGCGCCTAAGTATGATTTGATGAATAATATTGTTAGTTTAGGGATTCAAAAGAGTTGGCGTAAGAAATTTTTACGGCAGTTAGATTTAAATAAAAATTCTATTTGCTTAGATTTGTGTTGTGGTAGCGCTGATTCAACTATTGATTTGGCTAAAAAAGCTAAATTAGTGACTGGTCTAGATTTTAACCAGGAGATGTTGAAGATTGCCCAAAAAAAGATTCGTCAAAAGCAGCTGCAGTCCAAGATAAAGTTGATTGCAGGGGATGCAATGAATTTACCTTTTGCAGCTAATAGTTTTGATTGTGTAACTATTTGTTTTGGTCTACGCAATGTTCCTAATGCGGCCAAAACAATACAAGAAAGCTATCGTGTACTTAAGCCAGGTGGGCAATTTGCTGTTTTAGAAATGTCTCAGCCCACTAATGCATTAGTTAAATTGGGCTGGCAAGCTTATTTTAAAATTTTTCCGTATTTTGCTAAGTTGACACACGGTAATATCAAGGACTACCAGTATTTGTCAAAAACAAGTAAAGAATTTCTCTCGGCTGAGCAATTAAAAAAGCTACTTGAGCAAAATGGTTTTACTCGAGTAGCGGTTACTAAGTTAACTTACGGTGCAGGTGCGATTCATGTAGGACGCAAAGATTAAAGCGTTCGATTGACTAATTTACGCGTCATCTTTTTGAGCAAGACGGTCGCATTAGTTTGCGGCAGTTGGGCTAAGTTAGCTAATGCCCGATTAGTATATTGTTCAGCTAAGGCATGAGTTTCTTCAATGACTGAGCTGTTTAGCAAAATCTTTTGGATTTGTTCGATATCGTTTTTGCTCATTTGTCGCTTTTTTTCAAGTAGCGGTACTAATTGCTCTCGTAATTCCTTTTTGCTAAGAGCTAGCAGAATAGGTAGAGAGTAGACGCCGGTAGTCAAATCTTCTAGCGTTGGCTTGTTCAGGTGCTTACCGCCAGTGTAATCAAGAATGTCGTCAACAATTTGAAAAGCAATGCCTAAGTTTTCACCAAAGGAGGCTAAAGCTTGAGTAGTTTGCTCATCTCCATTGCCAAAATGACTCCCTTCTTCGGCAGCTAAACGAAAAAGTGCAGCTGTCTTTCCTTTAACATTAGTTAAGTAGTCGTTGAAATCTTGGCTTAGGTTAAAACGTTCAGCCATTTGGCCTAATTCGCCAGCCAGTAAATGATGCATTGTGTGAGCATTTTTGATCATGTAATCTTGTTCGGAAATGGCGTTCAAAATTAGGTCAAAAAAGTGCGTAAAAAGCAAGTCGCCAGCGTAAACTGCGGTGTCTTTGCCAAAACGGGCTTGGATGCTAATTTTACCGCGGCGCTCGTCAGAATCGTCAATGATATCATCATGAATTAATGAGGCCATATGCAAAATTTCGATTGATGAGGCAAGTTGAATAATTTGTTTTGATACAGTTTCTTTTTTGCTAGCAATTTGAGCTGACAAAATTAGTAAACTAGGCCGTAAATATTTACCACCGTTACTAGCCATTTCAAGGAGTGCATCTTGCAAGTCTGAATATGGAGTGCGGATGGTTGCCTGAATTAATTGATTAACTTCTTCAAGCGGTTTACGAATAAGTGGATATTTTTGCCAAGGTTGAGAGTTATTCATGATAGATTTCCTTATAATAGAGTTAACAGAATAGTGATCCTTTGAAAGGATGTGGATCGATGTCATTAAGTGTATTTTTAGAATTAATTGAGATTAAAGCAAAAACCGCTAGTGTCATTCCCTTTTTCTTAGGGATGTGCTACAGCGTGTATTATTATCACCAGGTTAACTGGGGATTTGCCCTAGTCTTCTTCATTGCAATGCTACTATTTAACATGGTAGTAGATATGTTTGATAACTACTGTGATTATTATCACGCAGATAGCAAGAATTACCAAGAGAAGACTAACATTATCGGGCGAGAAAATATTTCACCTAATTTAGTTCTGGGATTAATTATTTCCTTTAGTCTTATTGCAATTTTATTAGGTTTGTATCTAGTCGCTAAAGTAGGCTTGCCTGTATTGTGGATGGGCTTGTTCTGTTTTATGGTTGGTTATTTATATTCATTTGGTCCGCATCCTATTTCTAGCTTGCCACTAGGTGAATTGTTCTCTGGTTTCACAATGGGCTTCATGATTGTCCTGCTCAGTGTTTATATCAATAGTTTTCAAGCTTTTGATTGGAACTGGATCACAATCGGTCGTATCTTCTTATTAGCTTTAGCTGATGAATTATGGATTTCTAATTTAATGCTAGCTAATAACTTATGCGATGCCCAAGAGGACGAGGATAATCACCGCACCACAATTATTCACTTTATTGGTAAAAAAGGTGGCTTGATTGCTTTTAGTGTCAAAAATATTTTAGCATTTTTGGTAATCTTCCTCCTACCGTTCTTGGGAATTGCTCCTAAGACGGTTTGGTTAACAGTAATAATTGTACCGTTCGTTTATAAGCAGAACAAGATCTTAATTGGCAAGCAAGTTAAGACAGAGACATTTATCACAGGAGTAAAAACGTTGCTAGTTGGTTCACTGACTTACTTAATAACTTACTTTTTAGGAATTCTATTTTAGAGAGGTTGAAAATTATGAAAACAGTTGTAGTTTTAGGTGCTGGTTTTGCCGGCTTGAAAACAGTTGTCGCTTTGCAAAAGAAGTTGCGTGAACAAGTTAAGATTATCTTGGTTGACCGTAATCCATACCACTACGAAACAATTCGCTTATATGAAGTGGCTACTGGCGAAATTCCCTACACTGGGATGTCATATGAAATTAATGATGTAATTAATCCGAAGATGACTACTGTGATTACGGATGAAGTTGAAAAAGTTAATATTGCTGATAAAACAGTTGAGTTAAAGGATCATGCTCCACTTAAATATGACTATTGTGTTGTTGGCTTAGGCTTTACCTTGAGCAATATGGGCATTAAAGGTGTAACCGAAAATGCTTTGCCAATGAGCAATGTAAAACAAGCTGAAGCTATTCGCGACCACCTTTATGCTGAAATGAAAGCTTATCGCCAAGACCATGATTCTAAACACCTGTCAGTAGTAATTTGTGGGGCAGGTTTTCAAGCAATTGAATTAGGAAATGCCATTGCAAAGGTTCGCCCAGAACTAGCTCAAATGGCTGGCGCCCAACCAGATGAAATTACCATCAGAATGATTGATGGTTCGCCACGTCTTTTGCCAATGTTCCAAGGTAAATTGCTTGATTACGCTTTAAACACAATTAAGAAAAATAAAGTCGAAATTATTAAGCCAGCTTATGTTAATGAAGTAACCTCTACCTCGGTTTTGTATAAAATGGCTAATGAAAAAGACAATGCTGAACTGCAAGAAATTAAGGCAGGTACTAGAATCTGGATGATGGGCTTTAGTGGCAGTCCAGTAATTGAGGCATCTGGATTTAAGAACCGTCGTGGTCGGGTCATGGTTGGTGATCATTTAACCGCGCCAGAAAGTGATGATATCTACGTCTTAGGCGATGTTTCAAGCGTCATGGTTCCTGGTAAGAAATGGCCATATCCTAACACTGGTCAATTGGCTCTTTCAATGGCTAACTACGCTGCAAAAGATATTAAAAGCAGAATTATGGGTCAAACTAGACCGGATAAATATGCTTACCATGACTTAGGTGTAGTAGTTAACTTGGGTAATTCAGAAGCCGCAGGATTGGCAATGGGGCATGCTTTTAAAGGATACTTTGCAGCAACTCTTAAGAAGATTACCATTGATAAGTCGGTTCTTGAAACTGGTGGTATTAAAGAAACAATGGCGATTGGTCAATTTGACTTCTATCACTAAAATTGAAAATAAAAGAGAATAAAAAATCACTTCAGTTTGATTTGATATGAACCCCCAAATTTGGGACATATTATTGAACTGCTTTATTTAAAACCATATTTCGATATTCTATCGGAGTATGGTTTTTTAGTACTGTTTTAATTCTATCATGATTGTAGTAATGAATGTATTAGGACTAAAGTGTGAAGTTGCGCCATTTTATGCCACACCAAGAAGATAAAGTTTCGATTCTTGATGTCCTGATTACGGATAGCAGAGGCAGGCGTTACAATGTGGAAATGCAGGTCGCGCATAAAGCAGACATGGATAAACGAGCCAGGCAATACCTGTTCAAGATGATGGAAGATGGCTTTTTACGACGAAAACAAGAATATGGCGAGCTGCACGCTGCATATGTAATTTTTATTCTGCCGTTTGATCCCAAAGGAAAAGGCTTGAAGCGATATACTTTTGTTTATACTGCTAAGGAAGACCCGTCAGTTGAATTAAATGACGATTCTGCGATAATATATTTAAACACAAAAGGAACAAAAGGCGAGATCAGACCTGAGCTTGATGACCTTTATCGCATGATTGAAGGCAAGCCAACTTCAAATGGAAAACTCGTCAGTCGAATCAAAAAGTCGATGAACAATTATCGTAGAACCGAAGAATGGAGGCAACACGTCATGAACACAGAAGAAGTAGCAGAAGCAGCAAAGCAGCTTGGCATGGAGGAAGGCATGCATGAGGCAACTGTTGCAGCAATCCATAAAACGATTAACATGCTTAGAAGGATGAAGCGCAGTCCCAAGCAAATCTTGCAAGAATTAGAACAAGATTATGGCAATGAATTTTCTGAAGAAGAACTAGCAGACTTTGTGAAAAACGCCTAGTCGATAAGATATAATGATAGCTGTGAAGCTATCATTTTTTAGATAACGGGGGCTTGATCATGAATAATCCTGAAGAATTACAACATTTTTTAGATGTTCTGCTAAAAGAGAGTAACTTTACTAGGGCAGCTAAAGAATTATATATTTCCCAGCCTTATTTAACGCAGCTAATTGGACGAATTGAGAAAAAATTAGGCACCAAGATCATCAACCGAGATGAAAGACCCTACACGTTAACTCCTGCAGGCTTAATTTACTACCAATATTTGGAGAATGTTTCATATAATAAACAGCAATTAGGGCGCAAGCTGGAGGCATATACTCATCCTGACCAACAGATAATTAAAATCGGCATTTTAGAGAGCTTAGGTACATATTTATTGCCAGAAATTTTGCCGCAATTTTTGCAAGAAAACCCCAACGTCAAGATTCAGCTATTTGAAAATTTCCCCAGAGAAAATGAAAGAAGATTGCTTAATGGCGAGCTGGATTGTTATATTGGTCAGACGCCAGAAGCACTTGACTCGAGTTTAGATGTGGTTGCGGGTGGCGGGGAACGCTATTACGTAGTGATTTCGCCAGCCTCACCATATTACCAAGCAGGAAAGTTTATCTTAAATTCGGATGAACCTGATCTAAAAGAGGTACTGCAGGAGCCTTTAGTGTTGAGTTCACCTGGTTCAGCTATCCGGCATCAAGTTAATGGCTTATTTCAGAGATTAAGACTCGAAAAAAATATTGTGATGGAGTCTAATAGTATTATTACTGCAACTAACTTAGCAATTCACGGCGTGGGTATTACCATTTCTTCGGCAAGTATTATCAGAAGAATGGAACAAACGCCAATTAACTTGTTGCCACTAGATCGAAAGTTAATGGATGTTGTCTTTTTCATTGCTAGCAAAAGCGGTGAAAAGTCGCCAGCATTAGAAAACCTAATTTCAATTTTTCAAAAGACGCGTTTACAAGCAAAAATAGGATAAAGAAAAAGGCATCATGTGATGCCTTTTAAATTGCTTTGATTTCTATTGTTTTCGTTTCATGTCGATCATCTTCGGCTCAATGTAGAAGTGATAGAGGAAGGAATAACCAAGCAGTACAAAGGTAATTCCTTCAATCCAACCGCCGAATACATCAGATGGATAATGCACGTGGACGAAAATTCTGGTGTAGCCAATCATCAGTGGGAATAAAGCCCAGATAATAATCAACAGCGTTTTCCAAAACTTGCTCTTGATTAGCAGAATAGTTAGGATAATCAAAACACCAAATAGCGCCGCGCTACCAACTGAGTGCCCCGATGGAAAACTATAACCATCCGCATAAACTAAGTGCTTGACCGTTGGACGCTGCCGCATCACCGCGTGCTTGACAATCCAATTATAGCCATTAGCACAGATCATGACACCAGCGGTAAACCAAGCGTATGCATATTGCTTAAAGACCAGTAAAACTATGAAAACAATGATTGTTTCAATTGTGATCACGCTTGTATTGCCGAGATTAGTAAAATCTTTAGCAAAAGCGACATTAGCTGGATTATTGTTGCAAACAATGCTGACCACAGCATTATCAAAATTGTGAATAAATTGTGAGCCGGATGAAACCAGTGCGGCCCAGACAGCATAAATAACCACGAAGCAGATACCAGGTATTAGGGTGTCCTTAGGTGGTCGTTTCGTATTAATCAAAAAAGTACTCCCCTCTTGTATTTTTTAGCATTTGTGGTAAATTATAATCATTATCTATAAGAAAATAAAGGTCGAGAAGTAGTAACAAGAATATTTTTTCAGAGAGAGGCTGGCTGCTGTGAAGTCTTAAAATAGGATTGTGAACTCGTCTCGTGTTGAAGAAACCTAGCGTTGCCATCCGCGTTAAGGAGCAATTAAGTGTCACAAATTGTGAAACTTAGGTGGTACCGCGATGATTCGTCCTATGATTTTTTCATAGGGCGTTTTTTAATAGTAAAGGAGAAGTATTTTGTATAACCACAAAGTAATTGAAAAGAAATGGCAAGATTATTGGGCAAAGCACGATACTTTTAAGACAGGCACTGACCCTGATAAGAAGAATTATTATGCATTGGATATGTTCCCATTCCCATCTGGCAAGGGACTTCACGTAGGTCACCCAGAAGGATATACTGCAACTGATATCGTTTCAAGAATGAAGCGTGCACAAGGCTATAATGTGCTTCACCCAATGGGCTGGGATGCATTTGGTTTACCAACTGAACAATATGCGTTAAAGACTGGCGAAGATCCAGAAGTTGTTACTAAGAACAATATTGCTAACTTTAAGCGTCAATTGAATAAATTGGGTTTCTCATATGATTGGGACCGTGAAGTAACCACCTCAGATCCAAATTACTACAAGTGGACGCAATGGGTTTTTGAACAAATGTACAAAAAGGGCTTGGCATATGAAGCTGAAGTTCCTGTTAACTGGTCACCAGATTTAGGTACTGTTGTGGCTAATGAAGAAGTTATTGATGGTAAAACCGAGCGCGGTGGCTACCCAGTATATCGTAAGAATATGCGTCAATGGATGCTTAAGATGACCGCATATGCCGATCGCTTGTTGGAAGATCTCGATGACTTAGATTGGCCAGAACCAGTTAAGGAAATGCAGCGTAACTGGATCGGTCGTTCGGAAGGTGCACAAGTTACTTTTAAGGTAAAGGATAGTGACAAGACTTTTGATGTCTTTACCACTCGTCCAGATACTTTGTTTGGTTGTTCTTACACTGTTCTTGCTCCAGAAAGTAAATTAGTGCAAGAAATTACGACCCCTGAACAAAAAGAAGCAGTTGATGCTTATATTAAGAAGATTGAATCAAAATCTGACCTTGAGAGAACTGATCTTAATAAGGATAAAACTGGTGTCTTCACTGGGGCTTATGCAATTAACCCAGTAAATGGTAAAGAAGTTCCAATTTGGATTTCTGACTATGTTTTAGCAAGTTACGGCACTGGTGCCGTAATGGCTGTTCCAGCTCATGATGATCGTGATTATGCTTTTGCAACTAAGTTTGGTTTGCCAATTAATCCAGTTATTGAAGGCGGCAATATTGAAAAGGAAGCCTTCACCGGCAATGGCAAGCACTTTAATTCTGAATTCTTAGATGACTTAGACAACGAAGAAGCCAAGAAGCGCATGATTGAATGGCTTGAGGACCATAACTGCGGTAAGAAGAAGGTCAACTACAAGTTGCGTGATTGGGACTTCTCTCGTCAACGCTACTGGGGTGAACCAATTCCAGTAATCCACTGGGAAGATGGTACGACTTCACTTGTACCAGAAGATCAATTGCCACTTCGCTTGCCACATGCAACTGACATTAAGCCATCCGGTACGCCAGAAAGTCCACTTGCTAACTTGACTGACTGGGTAGATGTTGTTGACGAAAACGGTAGAAAAGGTAAGCGTGAAACCAACACGATGCCTAACTGGGCTGGTTCTAGCTGGTACTACTTGCGTTACGTTGATCCACATAATGATAAGGAATTAGCTGACTACGATTTGCTTAAAAAGTGGCTTCCAGTTGACTTGTACATTGGTGGGGCAGAACACGCAGTACGTCACCTACTTTATGCAAGATTCTGGCACAAGGTTCTTTATGACTTGGGTGTTGTTCCAACCAAGGAACCATTCCAAAGACTGTACAATCAAGGTCTAATCTTGAAGAACCATGAAAAGATGTCTAAGTCAAAGGGTAACGTTGTTAACCCAGATGATGTGATTGACGAATACGGTGCTGACTCACTTAGAATGTACGAAATGTTCATGGGCCCACTTGATGCTTCAATCGACTGGGATGACAATGGTCCAGCTTCAACTAAGAAGTTCTTAGATCGTGTATGGCGTTTGTTTGTGAATGATCTTGATCTTAAGGCAATTCCACAAGAAAGAATCGTTGACGAAAACGATGGTACGCTTGATAAAGTTTATGCTGAGACAGTCAAGAAGGTTACCGAAGACTTCGATGCACTCCACTTTAACACTGCAATTAGTCAAATGATGGTCTTCATGAATGCGGCTCAAAAGGCTAAGACTATTCCACGGGAATACGCAGAAGGCTTTGTTAAGCTTTTGGCTCCAGTTGCACCACATATGATGGAAGAAATTTGGCAAGTCTTTGGTCATGATGAATCAATTACTTATGCTAAGTGGCCAACTTACGATCCAGCTAAGCTAGTTGAATCAACTGTAGAAATTATGGTTCAAGTTAACGGTAAGCTCCGTGGCAAGTTCCAAGCTCCTAAGGACGCCGATCGCGATGACGTGCAAAAACAAGCTATGGAAATTGAACACGTTAAGAAGTTCTTAGAAGGTAAAGACGTCAAGAAGGTTATTGTCGTTCCAAACAAGATCGTTAATATCGTTGCTAAATAAGTAAAATTTTTCCTAAAAGAACAATAGAGCTTTACTTTATTGTTCAAATTGCGTGACAATTAAATAGTTAATTCATATATTGGGAAAAATTTCATGGAAGAAGAAAATAACTTAAATAGCAAAGATACACAAAATACTTTTCTAAAAGGTTCCGCTTGGATGACCTTTGGCTCAATTGCCTCGAGAATTTTGGGTGCTTTGTATATTATTCCGTGGTATGCCTGGATGGGCTCCTACGGCAATATTGCCAATGCTTTGACTGCGCGTAGTTATAACATTTATACAATTTTTATCTTAATCTCGACAGCCGGAATTCCAGGAGCAATTGCTAAGCAGGTAGCCAAGTATAATGCACTAAACGAATATGGGATTGGCCGTAAGTTGTTTCGTAAAGGCTTAATTTTAATGTCCATCTTGGGGATCGTATCTGCTGCAATTATGTATTTTGCTTCGCCGCTATTAGCATCTAATGGTAGTCAAAGTGATCCGAGGCAGGTTGCGGTTATGCGCAGCCTATCTTATGCGATCTTGATTATTCCTATCTTAAGTATTATGCGAGGATACTTCCAAGGATATGCCGATATGATGCCGAGTGCGATGTCACAGTTTGTTGAACAATTTGCCCGGGTGGTCTGGATGCTCTTAACTGCATTTGTGATTATGCAAATTCAACATGGCTCATATGTGCATGCAGTTATTCAATCCAACTTGGCCGCTGCGATTGGGGCGCTATTTGGAATTGGTTTGCTGATATGGTTTCTATTTTCGCGCAGAAATCAATTGAATTATCTAGTTGAACATTCAAATAATAGAATCCATGTTTCTACGACTGAATTATTCATGGAAATTATTGAACAGGCTATTCCTTTTATTATTATTGATTCAGGAATTACCTTGTTCTCGTTGGTTGATCAGTATACGTTCCACCCAATGATTGCAAGCCTAGTTCACGCTAGTTCAGATACAATTGAAGATTGGTATGCCTTGTTTGGCTTGAATGCTAATAAATTGATTATGATTATTGTCTCTTTGGCAAGTGCGATGGCAGTAACGGCGATTCCGCTATTATCGGCTGCGCATACTAGGGGAGACTATAAGAGCATTTCAAAGCAGATTGCTAACACGATGGATTTGTTTTTATTTGTAATGATTCCAGCCGCTTTTGGAATGGCCGCCATTAGTAGACCCATTTATACAGTTTTCTATGGCCCAGATCTATTGGGGAGCAACGTATTATATCTGTCGTCATTTACCGCGATTAGTTTAGGATTATTTACGGTGTTGATGGCGATTTTGCAAGGTCTTTCAGAAAATGGGCTGGCTATTAAGTACTTGGTTCTAGGATTGATTTTAAAAGGGATCCTGCAATATCCAATGATTTTCCTATTTAAGGTATATGGTCCACTAGTTGCTACTAATTTAGGTTTATTAATTATTGTGGCACTTTCTTTAAAACATTTGGAAGTGCAGTATGATTTTAATTTGAATCGAACTAGTAGGAGATTAGCTGGAGTTACCGCATTTTCAATTGGTATGTTCCTTGTAGTTAAATTGTGTGAAATGGGACTAGGCAAGTTCCTTAATCCTGATCATAGATTTACTGCATTGGTGCTAGTAATTGTAGCTGTAGGTGCTGGGATTGTCTTTTATGGCTTGGTGACATTGAAGACAGGGTTAGCAC
This is a stretch of genomic DNA from Lactobacillus crispatus. It encodes these proteins:
- the cydC gene encoding thiol reductant ABC exporter subunit CydC; amino-acid sequence: MINKIPVLRALKNDRWVRPYLEKYRKTLILAIALGILTFVCGGGLMFCAGYLISRSAAKPENILLIYVPIVLTRAFGITRPAVRYFERLVSHNWVLKMTSKFRQQLYDSLERDATIFNSKYQLGNILGLLSDDVSHIQNFYLRTIFPMFVAWGLYAIIVIGLGIISPLMGIWMLILFFLIIFAIPIWSVLINGARQSYEKTVQDKLYVDLTDNVMGVDDWILSGRSKEYLALHVNDQDKFLQINAKMKKFDRWRDFVLQIFWVLVIVSLVIWGAARFGGRSTYYTNWIAAFALALFPTVEAFASLPTAAQETNIYKDSLKRLNNLPAPDRTKHKPIKLTAPFNLVLTDVHYAYPQTNKEVLHGINLNIHDGEKIAILGRSGAGKSTLAALLRGDRVPTKGRVTLNGIDTSKFGDQMSNYFSIINQTPYLFNTTIANNLRLGNEDATDEQLWDVLRRVGLAEMVQKLTDGLDTKVDEAGLRFSGGERHRLALARILLKNTPIVLLDEPTVGLDPITEQAVINMFIKELSGKTLIWITHHLQGIDQMDQVIFIEDGQINMQGTPEKLWQTEPRYRELKKADLGL
- the ubiE gene encoding bifunctional demethylmenaquinone methyltransferase/2-methoxy-6-polyprenyl-1,4-benzoquinol methylase UbiE; amino-acid sequence: MLTNKVPEQDVHDLFTRVAPKYDLMNNIVSLGIQKSWRKKFLRQLDLNKNSICLDLCCGSADSTIDLAKKAKLVTGLDFNQEMLKIAQKKIRQKQLQSKIKLIAGDAMNLPFAANSFDCVTICFGLRNVPNAAKTIQESYRVLKPGGQFAVLEMSQPTNALVKLGWQAYFKIFPYFAKLTHGNIKDYQYLSKTSKEFLSAEQLKKLLEQNGFTRVAVTKLTYGAGAIHVGRKD
- a CDS encoding polyprenyl synthetase family protein, with amino-acid sequence MNNSQPWQKYPLIRKPLEEVNQLIQATIRTPYSDLQDALLEMASNGGKYLRPSLLILSAQIASKKETVSKQIIQLASSIEILHMASLIHDDIIDDSDERRGKISIQARFGKDTAVYAGDLLFTHFFDLILNAISEQDYMIKNAHTMHHLLAGELGQMAERFNLSQDFNDYLTNVKGKTAALFRLAAEEGSHFGNGDEQTTQALASFGENLGIAFQIVDDILDYTGGKHLNKPTLEDLTTGVYSLPILLALSKKELREQLVPLLEKKRQMSKNDIEQIQKILLNSSVIEETHALAEQYTNRALANLAQLPQTNATVLLKKMTRKLVNRTL
- a CDS encoding prenyltransferase — encoded protein: MSLSVFLELIEIKAKTASVIPFFLGMCYSVYYYHQVNWGFALVFFIAMLLFNMVVDMFDNYCDYYHADSKNYQEKTNIIGRENISPNLVLGLIISFSLIAILLGLYLVAKVGLPVLWMGLFCFMVGYLYSFGPHPISSLPLGELFSGFTMGFMIVLLSVYINSFQAFDWNWITIGRIFLLALADELWISNLMLANNLCDAQEDEDNHRTTIIHFIGKKGGLIAFSVKNILAFLVIFLLPFLGIAPKTVWLTVIIVPFVYKQNKILIGKQVKTETFITGVKTLLVGSLTYLITYFLGILF
- a CDS encoding NAD(P)/FAD-dependent oxidoreductase gives rise to the protein MKTVVVLGAGFAGLKTVVALQKKLREQVKIILVDRNPYHYETIRLYEVATGEIPYTGMSYEINDVINPKMTTVITDEVEKVNIADKTVELKDHAPLKYDYCVVGLGFTLSNMGIKGVTENALPMSNVKQAEAIRDHLYAEMKAYRQDHDSKHLSVVICGAGFQAIELGNAIAKVRPELAQMAGAQPDEITIRMIDGSPRLLPMFQGKLLDYALNTIKKNKVEIIKPAYVNEVTSTSVLYKMANEKDNAELQEIKAGTRIWMMGFSGSPVIEASGFKNRRGRVMVGDHLTAPESDDIYVLGDVSSVMVPGKKWPYPNTGQLALSMANYAAKDIKSRIMGQTRPDKYAYHDLGVVVNLGNSEAAGLAMGHAFKGYFAATLKKITIDKSVLETGGIKETMAIGQFDFYH
- a CDS encoding IS3 family transposase; protein product: MHYYNHDRIKTVLKNHTPIEYRNMVLNKAVQ
- a CDS encoding Rpn family recombination-promoting nuclease/putative transposase, giving the protein MPHQEDKVSILDVLITDSRGRRYNVEMQVAHKADMDKRARQYLFKMMEDGFLRRKQEYGELHAAYVIFILPFDPKGKGLKRYTFVYTAKEDPSVELNDDSAIIYLNTKGTKGEIRPELDDLYRMIEGKPTSNGKLVSRIKKSMNNYRRTEEWRQHVMNTEEVAEAAKQLGMEEGMHEATVAAIHKTINMLRRMKRSPKQILQELEQDYGNEFSEEELADFVKNA
- a CDS encoding LysR family transcriptional regulator; the protein is MNNPEELQHFLDVLLKESNFTRAAKELYISQPYLTQLIGRIEKKLGTKIINRDERPYTLTPAGLIYYQYLENVSYNKQQLGRKLEAYTHPDQQIIKIGILESLGTYLLPEILPQFLQENPNVKIQLFENFPRENERRLLNGELDCYIGQTPEALDSSLDVVAGGGERYYVVISPASPYYQAGKFILNSDEPDLKEVLQEPLVLSSPGSAIRHQVNGLFQRLRLEKNIVMESNSIITATNLAIHGVGITISSASIIRRMEQTPINLLPLDRKLMDVVFFIASKSGEKSPALENLISIFQKTRLQAKIG
- a CDS encoding phosphatase PAP2 family protein, whose amino-acid sequence is MINTKRPPKDTLIPGICFVVIYAVWAALVSSGSQFIHNFDNAVVSIVCNNNPANVAFAKDFTNLGNTSVITIETIIVFIVLLVFKQYAYAWFTAGVMICANGYNWIVKHAVMRQRPTVKHLVYADGYSFPSGHSVGSAALFGVLIILTILLIKSKFWKTLLIIIWALFPLMIGYTRIFVHVHYPSDVFGGWIEGITFVLLGYSFLYHFYIEPKMIDMKRKQ